Proteins from a genomic interval of Sporolactobacillus sp. Y61:
- the purL gene encoding phosphoribosylformylglycinamidine synthase subunit PurL yields the protein MPLTHLEPSPEQIEQKKIYRTMGLTEDEFQEVKRLLGRKPNYTETGLFSVMWSEHCSYKTSKPLLKKFPTRGKRVLQGPGEGAGILDIGDGQAVVFKIESHNHPSAIEPYQGAATGVGGIIRDVFSMGARPVALLDSLRFGDLSDPRVRYLFEEVVSGIAGYGNCIGIPTVGGELQFDPCYNGNPLVNAMCVGIMNHQDIQVGQARGIGNTVMYVGASTGRDGINGATFASEEISAKSDEKRSAVQVGDPFMEKLLVEACLELTRHEALVGIQDMGAAGLVSSASEMAAKAGVGIHMNLDLIPQRETGMTPYEMMLSESQERMLIVIKKGSEKEIQSIFSHWGLHAVAVGEVIEEEVLRLEHRGKVVAEVPSDALASAPVRHMPSQVPAEYKENQSAPAWHPSITDYAGTIRKLLMQPTLAAKDWVTRQYDYMVQTNTVIPPGSDAAVIRVRGTNKGLAMTTDCNAKYLAVDPKEGGRIAVAEAARNIVCSGGIPLGITDCLNFGSPENPEVFWEMEEAVNGMAEACRVLETPVISGNVSLYNETDHEAIDPTPVVGMVGLIEHLDHVTSAAFKQEGDAVYLVGRAQAEFGGSALQLLLKGKASGKAPKLDLSLEKKRQKQILKAITSGLVSSAHDLSEGGLAAAVADSVFGTDFGARLSFHTDPVVELFSETQSRYLISVPEPASAAFESTVEDAVRIGTVIRSEQIILKFDSETVRLNRPELEKDWRGVLSCMMSAKN from the coding sequence ATGCCGCTTACACATCTTGAACCGTCACCGGAACAGATTGAACAGAAAAAAATCTATAGAACCATGGGGCTGACGGAGGATGAGTTTCAGGAAGTCAAACGGCTTCTTGGACGCAAACCGAATTACACGGAGACCGGACTTTTTTCCGTGATGTGGTCGGAGCACTGCAGTTACAAGACGTCAAAACCGCTTTTAAAAAAATTTCCAACCCGAGGTAAACGCGTGCTCCAGGGTCCCGGTGAAGGTGCAGGGATCCTGGATATCGGTGACGGTCAGGCAGTTGTCTTTAAAATTGAAAGTCATAACCATCCGTCGGCGATTGAGCCGTACCAGGGGGCGGCGACAGGCGTCGGCGGAATTATTCGGGATGTCTTTTCGATGGGTGCCCGCCCGGTGGCCCTGCTCGATTCTCTCCGTTTCGGTGATCTGAGTGATCCGCGTGTCCGTTATCTGTTTGAAGAGGTGGTCAGCGGCATTGCCGGATACGGGAACTGCATCGGGATCCCCACGGTCGGAGGTGAATTGCAGTTTGACCCGTGTTATAACGGCAATCCGCTTGTCAACGCCATGTGTGTCGGCATCATGAACCATCAGGATATTCAGGTCGGCCAGGCGCGCGGTATCGGCAATACGGTGATGTATGTCGGAGCGAGCACGGGGCGCGATGGAATTAACGGGGCCACCTTTGCCTCTGAAGAAATCTCAGCGAAGTCGGATGAGAAGCGCTCGGCTGTTCAGGTTGGTGACCCGTTTATGGAAAAGCTGCTTGTTGAAGCGTGCCTGGAACTTACGAGACACGAAGCACTTGTCGGGATCCAGGACATGGGGGCGGCGGGGCTTGTTTCTTCAGCCAGTGAAATGGCCGCCAAAGCGGGCGTCGGGATTCATATGAATCTCGATCTGATTCCCCAGCGTGAGACCGGGATGACGCCTTATGAAATGATGCTTTCTGAATCACAGGAACGGATGCTGATCGTGATTAAAAAGGGCAGTGAGAAGGAAATCCAGTCGATCTTCTCCCACTGGGGCTTGCACGCGGTAGCTGTCGGCGAAGTGATTGAAGAAGAAGTGCTCAGACTGGAACACCGGGGCAAAGTCGTGGCAGAAGTGCCTTCGGATGCACTTGCTTCCGCTCCGGTCCGGCACATGCCCTCGCAAGTTCCCGCTGAATATAAAGAAAATCAGTCAGCCCCTGCATGGCATCCATCCATTACCGATTATGCCGGGACGATCCGAAAGCTGCTGATGCAGCCGACTCTGGCTGCGAAAGACTGGGTGACCCGTCAGTACGATTATATGGTGCAGACGAATACAGTCATCCCGCCAGGTTCTGACGCAGCCGTGATCCGCGTTCGCGGCACGAATAAGGGACTGGCGATGACGACGGACTGCAATGCGAAATATCTGGCCGTTGATCCAAAAGAGGGAGGCCGGATTGCAGTTGCCGAAGCAGCACGCAATATTGTCTGCTCCGGAGGCATCCCCCTTGGCATCACCGATTGCCTCAATTTTGGCAGTCCGGAAAATCCGGAAGTGTTCTGGGAAATGGAAGAAGCGGTGAACGGGATGGCGGAAGCCTGCCGGGTCCTTGAGACACCGGTCATCAGCGGAAACGTTTCGCTTTATAATGAGACGGATCATGAAGCCATTGATCCGACTCCGGTCGTCGGCATGGTCGGGCTCATTGAGCATCTGGATCACGTGACTTCGGCCGCATTTAAACAGGAAGGCGACGCTGTCTATCTTGTCGGGCGGGCGCAGGCTGAATTCGGAGGCAGCGCGCTGCAGCTGCTGTTGAAAGGAAAGGCATCCGGGAAGGCACCAAAGCTGGATCTTTCTCTTGAGAAAAAGCGTCAGAAGCAGATTCTCAAAGCGATTACATCCGGCCTTGTCTCTTCAGCACACGACCTGTCCGAAGGCGGCCTGGCCGCCGCTGTGGCCGACTCGGTATTCGGTACGGATTTCGGCGCCCGTCTTTCTTTTCACACGGATCCGGTGGTGGAACTGTTCTCCGAAACCCAGTCACGATACCTGATTTCCGTCCCTGAACCGGCTTCGGCCGCCTTTGAATCTACAGTTGAAGACGCCGTCCGAATCGGGACGGTGATCCGCAGTGAACAAATCATCCTGAAATTTGACTCTGAAACAGTGCGACTTAATCGACCGGAACTTGAAAAGGACTGGAGAGGAGTTCTGTCATGTATGATGTCGGCAAAGAACTGA
- the purQ gene encoding phosphoribosylformylglycinamidine synthase subunit PurQ — protein sequence MKTAVIVFPGSNCDQDMYYAIKDGLGEDVEYVWHGETSLEGFDAVMIPGGFSYGDYLRCGAIARFSGIMPAVIRAAREGKPVLGVCNGFQILTESGLLPGALLKNRDLKFICETVHLKVENNRTLFTSLYQKGETIRIPIAHGEGNYFCDDQTLKELKENHRIVFSYAGENPNGSMANIAGIVNSSGNVLGMMPHPERAADALLGNVDGLRLFKSILNNWRESAHAAYTS from the coding sequence GTGAAAACCGCAGTCATCGTTTTTCCAGGATCAAACTGTGATCAGGACATGTACTACGCGATAAAAGACGGACTGGGTGAAGACGTGGAATACGTCTGGCACGGGGAGACCTCGCTTGAGGGGTTCGATGCCGTGATGATTCCGGGCGGCTTCTCTTACGGAGATTATCTCCGCTGCGGGGCGATTGCCCGTTTCTCCGGGATTATGCCGGCGGTGATCCGTGCAGCACGGGAAGGAAAACCGGTGCTCGGCGTCTGCAACGGTTTCCAGATCCTGACAGAGTCCGGACTTCTGCCGGGAGCACTCCTGAAAAACCGCGATCTGAAATTCATCTGTGAAACCGTCCATCTTAAAGTAGAGAATAACCGGACGCTTTTTACCTCTTTATATCAAAAAGGGGAAACCATTCGCATCCCCATCGCTCATGGCGAAGGGAATTACTTCTGTGATGATCAGACGCTGAAGGAACTTAAGGAGAACCACCGGATTGTCTTTTCCTATGCCGGTGAAAATCCAAACGGCTCAATGGCCAATATTGCCGGAATTGTCAACAGCAGCGGGAACGTGCTCGGGATGATGCCTCATCCGGAACGGGCAGCTGATGCGCTGCTTGGCAACGTCGACGGTCTCCGCCTTTTCAAGTCCATTTTGAACAACTGGAGGGAATCCGCTCATGCCGCTTACACATCTTGA
- the purS gene encoding phosphoribosylformylglycinamidine synthase subunit PurS, whose protein sequence is MKKVKVFITLKESVLDPQGQAVMQSLHNMDYKKVKDVRIGKFIELEMEDTADLAQQVDEICDKLLANTVIENYRYEIEEEARP, encoded by the coding sequence ATGAAAAAGGTGAAGGTATTCATTACGCTCAAGGAAAGTGTCCTGGATCCGCAGGGACAGGCGGTCATGCAGTCGCTTCATAATATGGATTATAAAAAGGTGAAAGATGTCCGGATCGGGAAATTCATCGAACTCGAAATGGAGGATACGGCAGACCTGGCTCAGCAGGTGGACGAAATTTGCGACAAATTGCTGGCCAACACCGTCATTGAAAATTACCGTTATGAAATCGAAGAGGAGGCCCGCCCGTGA
- the purC gene encoding phosphoribosylaminoimidazolesuccinocarboxamide synthase, giving the protein MSQLLYEGKAKKMFTTDDPNVLRVVYKNDATAFNGKKKAVFPGKGKLNNAICTRIFHVLQGKGIPTHFIDKISETEQLVKAVDIIPIEVVVRNVVAGSLAKRFGLDEGVRLGRTIIEFYYKSDELGDPMINDDHAQAIGLATEKDLAEIRSLAARVNTILQDLFSEAGILLVDFKIEFGRLKTTGDIVLADEISPDSCRLWDRKTHEKLDKDVFRRNIADLPETYEKLLNRLEGVK; this is encoded by the coding sequence ATGAGCCAGCTGCTCTACGAAGGTAAAGCGAAAAAAATGTTTACGACCGATGATCCGAATGTTCTGCGTGTCGTGTATAAAAACGATGCAACAGCTTTTAACGGGAAGAAAAAAGCTGTATTTCCGGGCAAGGGAAAACTGAACAATGCCATCTGCACCCGAATCTTTCATGTGCTTCAGGGCAAGGGTATTCCGACACATTTTATCGACAAAATCTCTGAGACAGAGCAGCTGGTCAAAGCTGTGGATATCATTCCGATTGAAGTCGTTGTCCGTAACGTGGTGGCAGGCAGCCTGGCAAAGCGCTTCGGGCTTGATGAAGGGGTCCGCCTCGGACGGACGATCATTGAATTTTATTACAAAAGCGATGAACTCGGCGATCCGATGATTAACGATGATCACGCGCAGGCAATCGGGCTCGCGACAGAGAAAGATCTGGCGGAGATCCGCAGTCTGGCCGCCCGTGTCAACACGATTCTGCAGGACCTTTTCTCAGAAGCGGGCATTCTGCTGGTCGACTTCAAGATTGAGTTCGGCAGACTGAAAACAACAGGAGATATTGTCCTTGCTGATGAAATTTCCCCGGACAGCTGCCGCCTGTGGGACAGAAAAACGCACGAGAAGCTGGATAAGGATGTATTCCGTCGCAATATCGCTGATCTCCCGGAGACTTATGAAAAACTGCTGAACCGACTGGAGGGTGTGAAATGA
- the purB gene encoding adenylosuccinate lyase: MIDRYTRPEMGAIWTEENKYRVWLEVELLACEGWSEIGEIPKEDCRKLREKATFTVDRIHEIEKITRHDVVAFTRTVSESLGDEKKWVHYGLTSTDVVDTAQSYLLKQCNTLLLKDIEHFIDVIRGKAKKYKNTVMMGRTHGVHAEPTTFGLVMALWYEEMKRNLARFKAAAEDIRVGKLSGAVGTYANIDPSVERYVCTHLGLKASPISTQVLQRDRHAHYMATLALIATSIEKFAVEIRGLQRSEIREVEEGFAKGQKGSSAMPHKRNPIGSENMCGMARVIRGYMLTAYENVPLWHERDISHSSAERVILPDATIGLDYMLHRFSNILENLTVFPKNMRRNMKRTFGLPFSQHVLLALIEKGLSREEAYDIVQPNAMKSWETETPFRSLLDKDTRVTDRLSPAELDACFDETYHLKNVNLIFERLGLND, from the coding sequence ATGATTGATCGTTACACGCGGCCGGAGATGGGCGCAATCTGGACGGAAGAAAATAAGTACAGGGTCTGGCTCGAAGTAGAGCTTCTTGCCTGCGAGGGCTGGTCCGAAATCGGTGAGATTCCCAAAGAAGACTGCAGAAAACTGCGGGAGAAGGCTACATTTACGGTGGACCGGATTCACGAAATTGAAAAGATCACCCGCCATGATGTGGTGGCTTTCACCCGGACCGTTTCCGAATCGCTCGGCGATGAAAAAAAGTGGGTACATTATGGCCTGACATCGACGGACGTGGTCGATACGGCGCAGTCTTATCTGCTGAAACAATGCAATACCCTTTTGTTGAAGGATATCGAACATTTTATCGATGTCATCCGCGGCAAAGCGAAAAAATATAAAAATACTGTGATGATGGGCCGGACGCATGGTGTCCATGCCGAACCGACGACATTTGGCCTTGTCATGGCCCTGTGGTACGAAGAAATGAAACGGAATCTGGCCCGGTTTAAGGCGGCTGCGGAGGATATCCGTGTCGGGAAACTATCCGGTGCGGTCGGCACTTATGCCAATATTGATCCGTCCGTTGAACGCTATGTTTGCACGCATCTCGGTCTGAAAGCTTCTCCCATTTCGACTCAGGTGCTGCAGCGTGACCGTCATGCCCATTATATGGCGACGCTGGCTTTGATCGCGACATCGATCGAAAAATTTGCCGTGGAAATCCGCGGCTTGCAGCGCTCGGAGATTCGTGAAGTCGAAGAAGGTTTTGCCAAGGGCCAGAAGGGATCCTCTGCCATGCCTCATAAGCGCAATCCGATCGGTTCGGAAAATATGTGCGGCATGGCCCGGGTGATCCGCGGCTACATGCTCACAGCCTACGAAAATGTGCCGCTCTGGCATGAACGTGATATCTCGCATTCCTCGGCAGAACGCGTCATTCTGCCGGATGCGACGATTGGTCTCGATTATATGCTGCACCGTTTCTCGAACATCCTGGAAAACCTGACCGTGTTCCCGAAAAATATGCGGCGCAACATGAAACGGACATTCGGCCTGCCCTTCTCTCAGCATGTGCTTCTGGCACTGATTGAAAAAGGTCTGAGCCGGGAGGAAGCCTATGATATCGTTCAGCCGAATGCGATGAAATCCTGGGAGACGGAAACACCGTTCAGATCACTGCTGGATAAGGATACCCGCGTGACGGACCGGCTCTCACCGGCGGAACTGGATGCCTGCTTTGATGAAACCTATCACCTGAAGAACGTGAATCTGATTTTTGAACGGCTCGGCCTGAATGACTGA
- the purK gene encoding 5-(carboxyamino)imidazole ribonucleotide synthase, whose translation MQKTILPGQTIGILGGGQLGRMMAIAAKQMGYRIAVLDPTEDCPCAQVADTAIVAAYDDPEAAKKMAACADVVTYEFENVDVKTADYLQKYSYLPQGYHLLEITKDRLNEKAAIRKAGLPVVPYLPVRNSDELKTALAKIGFPSVLKTTEGGYDGKGQYVLHSENDLQEALPYIGRTPFELEKWLPFEKEISVIVVRSTKGETSVFPVAENIHRHNILHHTLVPARITDALREEATQHALRLAESLHLVGTLAVEMFVGTDGTVYVNETAPRPHNSGHFSINACETSQFEQHVRAICGLPLAGTQLLKPVIMVNILGQHVQPLLDHLDLLSDAHLHLYGKAEARYGRKMGHLNILGDTVEDAIAKAQKSGIWKIEQEAGRKA comes from the coding sequence ATGCAGAAAACCATTTTACCGGGACAAACCATTGGCATCCTGGGCGGCGGACAGCTTGGACGGATGATGGCGATTGCGGCGAAACAGATGGGATACCGCATTGCCGTGCTCGATCCGACTGAGGACTGCCCCTGTGCCCAGGTTGCCGACACAGCCATTGTTGCCGCATACGATGATCCCGAGGCAGCAAAGAAAATGGCCGCCTGTGCCGATGTGGTCACTTATGAATTTGAGAATGTGGACGTGAAGACAGCGGATTATCTGCAGAAATACAGTTATCTTCCGCAGGGCTATCATTTACTTGAAATAACAAAAGACAGGCTGAATGAAAAGGCAGCAATCCGTAAGGCCGGACTGCCGGTTGTTCCGTATCTGCCTGTGAGAAACAGCGACGAATTGAAAACGGCGCTTGCCAAAATCGGATTTCCTTCCGTATTGAAAACGACGGAAGGGGGTTACGACGGTAAGGGGCAGTATGTTCTGCATTCTGAAAATGACCTGCAGGAAGCCCTCCCGTACATCGGCAGGACGCCGTTTGAACTTGAAAAATGGCTGCCATTTGAGAAAGAGATTTCGGTCATTGTGGTTCGCAGCACGAAGGGGGAAACCTCGGTTTTTCCGGTTGCTGAAAACATTCACCGTCATAATATTCTTCATCATACCCTTGTTCCGGCCCGGATTACAGACGCACTCCGCGAAGAGGCGACACAGCATGCCCTGCGTCTTGCGGAGTCCCTGCATCTTGTCGGGACGCTCGCGGTTGAGATGTTTGTCGGAACGGACGGCACCGTCTACGTGAATGAGACGGCACCGCGCCCGCATAATTCCGGACATTTTTCCATCAATGCCTGTGAAACCTCGCAGTTCGAGCAGCATGTCCGCGCAATCTGCGGTCTGCCGCTTGCGGGCACGCAGCTGTTAAAGCCGGTGATTATGGTCAATATCCTTGGCCAGCATGTGCAGCCGCTTCTGGATCACCTGGATCTGCTGTCTGATGCTCATCTGCATCTGTACGGAAAAGCGGAAGCAAGGTACGGCAGAAAAATGGGCCATCTGAACATCCTCGGCGATACAGTTGAGGACGCGATAGCGAAAGCTCAGAAATCAGGGATATGGAAAATCGAACAGGAAGCAGGTCGAAAGGCATGA
- the purE gene encoding 5-(carboxyamino)imidazole ribonucleotide mutase, whose product MGSTSDWETMKRSCDILDKMEIPYEKNVVSAHRTPDLMFRYAESARERGLKVIIAGAGGAAHLPGMIAAKTTLPVIGVPVQSHALSGMDSLLSIVQMPAGIPVATVAIGKSGAVNAGLLAAQFLSAFDEALKDRLEHYRKSMEQKVKESELN is encoded by the coding sequence ATGGGAAGCACATCGGACTGGGAAACTATGAAGCGTTCCTGTGACATTCTGGACAAAATGGAGATTCCATATGAGAAAAATGTCGTTTCGGCGCATCGGACACCGGATCTGATGTTCCGCTATGCCGAGTCGGCAAGAGAACGCGGACTGAAGGTCATCATTGCCGGAGCCGGGGGAGCGGCACACCTGCCGGGAATGATTGCCGCGAAGACGACCCTGCCGGTTATCGGTGTTCCGGTTCAGTCACATGCGCTGAGTGGTATGGATTCACTGCTGTCGATTGTCCAGATGCCGGCCGGTATACCGGTTGCGACTGTAGCCATCGGCAAATCCGGTGCGGTCAATGCCGGACTTCTTGCCGCACAGTTCCTGTCGGCATTTGATGAGGCATTAAAAGACAGACTGGAACATTACCGGAAATCAATGGAGCAGAAAGTAAAGGAAAGTGAGTTAAACTGA
- a CDS encoding NETI motif-containing protein, with the protein MKKSRKQHAHQKRHSARKIFIVQENETIDDCLDRMKKEGYDPIMRSQRPFFREGPEGPEVAGRHCVIEGQLRPAKGEQ; encoded by the coding sequence TTGAAGAAAAGCAGAAAGCAGCATGCGCATCAGAAACGTCATTCGGCCCGGAAGATCTTTATTGTTCAGGAAAATGAAACGATTGATGACTGTCTGGATCGGATGAAAAAAGAAGGATATGATCCCATTATGCGTTCACAGCGTCCTTTTTTCCGGGAAGGACCGGAAGGACCGGAAGTTGCCGGCCGGCATTGTGTGATTGAGGGGCAGCTGCGACCGGCAAAAGGCGAACAATAA
- a CDS encoding NCS2 family permease, translating to MNENWLSRYFHFSELKTSAGRESLAGLTTFISMAYILFVNPVVLANAGLDKGAVFTATALSSALGCLIMGLVAKYPIAIAPGMGVNAFFAFSVVIGMKIPWQTALAGVFIAAVIFFLITIFKIRELIIDAIPQSLKLAMAAGIGLFIAFIGLQQGGLIVANKSTLVAFGPLNVGTTWLTIFGLIATIILMVRKVPGSVFIGMVLTAIVGMIFHLVPLPSAIVSAAPSLAPTFGVALTHIGDINTLQLAVVVLTFLLVTFFDTAGTLIGLAEQAGFIKNNKMPRVGQALLADSTSMLAGSILGTSPTSAYVESSTGIAVGGRSGFTAVVTGILFLFGLLFSPLLAVVTSQVTAPALIIVGVLMATALKGIPWDKFEIAVPAFLTVLGMPLTYSISDGIALGFIVYPITMIAAGRGKEVHPIVYGLFFVFIIFFWVLNI from the coding sequence GTGAACGAAAACTGGCTTTCACGTTATTTCCATTTTTCCGAACTGAAAACATCAGCAGGACGTGAATCACTGGCCGGACTGACGACATTTATTTCCATGGCCTACATACTGTTCGTCAATCCGGTTGTTCTTGCCAACGCGGGTCTGGACAAGGGGGCCGTATTCACAGCAACGGCTCTTTCGAGTGCTCTCGGCTGCCTGATCATGGGGCTTGTCGCTAAATATCCGATCGCGATTGCACCGGGCATGGGGGTCAACGCCTTTTTCGCCTTTTCTGTTGTTATTGGCATGAAAATCCCCTGGCAGACAGCGCTGGCCGGCGTGTTTATCGCTGCCGTTATTTTCTTCCTGATTACCATTTTTAAGATCCGGGAACTGATCATCGATGCCATCCCACAGAGCCTGAAGCTGGCGATGGCGGCCGGCATCGGACTTTTTATTGCTTTTATCGGACTTCAACAAGGCGGACTGATTGTCGCTAACAAGTCAACACTTGTCGCTTTCGGCCCACTGAACGTCGGCACAACCTGGCTGACGATTTTCGGACTGATCGCAACGATCATTCTGATGGTTCGCAAGGTACCGGGATCGGTTTTTATCGGTATGGTGCTGACAGCAATTGTCGGCATGATTTTCCATCTGGTTCCGCTGCCCTCCGCAATTGTTTCGGCCGCACCGAGTCTCGCTCCGACTTTTGGTGTTGCCCTTACCCATATTGGTGATATCAATACGCTTCAGCTCGCTGTCGTTGTTCTGACTTTCCTTCTGGTCACCTTCTTCGATACAGCAGGGACACTGATCGGGCTCGCGGAACAGGCTGGATTTATTAAAAATAATAAAATGCCGCGCGTCGGGCAGGCCCTGCTTGCCGACTCGACATCAATGCTTGCCGGTTCTATACTGGGGACTTCACCGACTTCAGCTTACGTTGAGTCATCAACCGGAATTGCAGTAGGCGGCCGTTCCGGCTTTACAGCGGTCGTCACCGGGATTCTCTTCCTGTTCGGCCTGCTGTTCTCGCCGCTCCTGGCTGTTGTCACCTCGCAGGTCACTGCCCCGGCGCTGATCATTGTCGGCGTGCTGATGGCCACCGCGCTGAAGGGCATTCCGTGGGATAAATTTGAAATTGCTGTTCCGGCTTTCCTGACCGTACTGGGCATGCCGCTGACGTACAGCATTTCCGACGGTATCGCGCTCGGATTCATTGTTTATCCAATCACGATGATTGCCGCCGGCCGCGGAAAAGAAGTACACCCGATCGTTTACGGGCTGTTCTTTGTCTTTATCATTTTCTTCTGGGTCCTGAATATCTGA